The DNA window TCTATTTTCTGTTGCGCGTCACCGGCATTCCGGCGACCGAGGCGCAGTTGCTACGAAGCAAAGGCGATGCCTACCGCGCCTATCAACAGAGGACGAGTGCTTTTGTGCCGTGGTTTCCACGACAATCATAAACACCACCTCTATCACGCTAGAGACGTCATACCATTGAATCGTAGATGCGCCAGCTTTGATAAACACGCTGACTCATGTGGTACGAAAAGTTGTTAGAGAGAAACCTGCTGCCTGACTGGATGATTCGCATCGGCATTCGGCAGATCGTGGCCTCGCGGCTGCGCCAGGAGCGGCAGAGCGATGCCAGGGCGCAACAGCGGCGGCTTGAGCAGTTTGTTGAGGAGTTGAAACAAAGTCCTATCGCATTGAATACGCGTGATGCCAATGCGCAGCATTACGACGTGCCAGCGGCGTTTTTCAAACTCGTGCTCGGTCGGCGACTCAAGTACAGTTGCTGTTACTGGCCGGTCGGTGTGGCGACACTCGATGAAGCGGAAGAAGCGATGCTGGCTTTGACGTGCCAGCGCGCGCGCGTTGCCGATGGACAGCAGGTGCTCGATCTGGGCTGTGGGTGGGGATCGCTCTCGCTCTACCTCGCTGAGCTGTATCCTAACAGTCGAATCATCGGCGTCTCCAATTCCCGCGCGCAGAAAGCATTCATTGACGCGGAAGCAGCGCGGCGCGGCCTGACCAATCTGCAGATCATCACCTCGGACATGAACAGCTTCAGCACGAGTCTACAATTTGACCGCATCATCTCGATTGAGATGTTCGAGCACATGCGAAATTACCAAACGTTGTTGGCTCGCATTGCGTCGTGGATGAAGCCGGATGGGTTGCTCTTCGTGCACATCTTTTGCCATCAGAAGTACGCTTATCCGTATGAAGATCGAGGGCCGAATGATTGGATGGCGCGGCATTTCTTCACAGGCGGCATCATGCCATCGCACGATCTCTTGCTCCATTTTCAGAACGATGTTCGCGCACTGGATCGCTGGCGGATCAGCGGCGTTCATTACCAACGTACCTGCCAGGCGTGGTTGAACAAGATGGATCAACACAGATCAAAGATACTCGCCATATTCGCCGACGTGTATGGCCGTAGTCAAGCTGTCAAACGCTGGGTGTATTGGCGCGTGTTCTTCATGGCGTGCGCTGAGCTGTTCGGGTATCGTCAGGGGCAGGAGTGGGGTGTGTCCCACTATTTGTTTGAAAAACGAGATTGCTGATCCGGCTTCGGAGCGGTCGGTCGCGCTCTGAGTGGCTCATACGCTGAAGGTCATCTGACCATCCCAGCCTGCTTGATCGGTGGATGCTCTGCTCTTCTTGCACCTACCGGCAGCCGTTTCGCTCACTCCGCGATGAGCCTTTGCATCACCGATGGATGCTCTGCTCTTCTTGCAACACCACAGACCATTCCACCGATTCCTCCGCCCCATTGGTAAGGCCCAGCGAGAGAAGTTGACCAACAAGACCAACAGCCATCGTCAGGTAGAACATCACCACCAAATCAAAGCTGTTGGCGACCAAGCCCAGCCCGATTCCGGCCAGCGACATGCCCAAATCATAAGCGCCTTCATAAAACGAGAAGACGGTGCCGCGCGCGCTCGCCGGCGTATGGTGAGCCAGAAACGAGGTCAATACCGGACGGATGACAGCGAAGCTGAATCCATACAAAATGGCCGCGCTGAGCAGCCACGCTGAGCTGGTTGCATGCACAATGATCAAAATTCCTATGGTCATGCCCAACAGTGAGAGACCGACAACCGATCGGTGCGCTTGCGCATTGAGAATCGGCCTGGCCAACGCGCGAACGAGCAACATGCAAACTCCGAGCGTGAAGAAATAGGGACCGGCGCCCAGCAACCGCCGCTCGTCGAGGAACAGCGGAAGGAAGGTCATAATACTCGTATGAATGATGGCAGCGATGAGCAAAATTGAAGAAGATAACAAGACGCTTCGTTGCCGGACGGCGCGCAGATAGCTGACCGGCGCGCGACTCTGCGCCGGCATGACGACCTCGCGAAGCGGCAGCGCAGCCATCCAACTGATCAGCGCGAACGCAGCGGTCGTCAGGAACAGGCCGGTGAAGCCGCTCGTCTGAACCAGTTGGCTTCCCAACCAAGGTCCCAGCGCGAATCCAATGTTATTGGCCGTGCCCATCAGTCCAAGTGTGTGTCCACGATTTTCGGCAGTCGTACAATCGGTCAACAAGGTGACCGACGCGGTGGTGAACGCAGCCGAGCCAATGCCGTGAATGAAGCGACACAGATAAAGCAGCAGGACAGACTGGCTAACCAGATACAGCAGCGGCGCGAGCGAAAAAATCAGCGTGCCCAAGAGCATGACCCAACGGCGGCCTCGGCGGTCTGTCCACCGCCCGATCAATGGACGCGACACGAGTATGCCGGCGGTGAATGCGCCCCATGTCAAGCCAACGTCGGCGGCGTTGCCGCCCAGACTCAACACATAGGCTGGAAAAGTCGGAATGAGCATCGAGAGCGTTGTGTAGGAGAAGAGCGTTGCGGCGAACAGATAGATCAAATTCCGCTTGTCCATACCGGCCATGTGCGCAGCGGAAAATACGACAATCCCTCAACGCTCGTCCAGTTATTTCGCCGTAGGGTTACAATTTTTGACAAATCACAGGCAATGCTCCAGTGCTTCTGCGCTCCTGGCCACCAATACTCACCGCAGCAGCGTGAATATGTTGCTTGCATCAGTCGCCTGCCTGCAGCCGATTTGCAGAGCATCATGTTGCCAAGGCGCAAGCAGATCAACTAAGATACCTCTCTTGACGAGAGCCATCTGAGGGTCGAAGAACAAGACATGATTGAAACGATTGAATGGACTGACGAAGGTGTGCGGATGATTGACCAGCGGAAGCTGCCCAATGAAGAGCTGTATCCGGTCTATCGCACACACCAAGAGGTCGCACAAGCGATCAAAGACATGGTGATTCGCGGCGCGCCGGCTATTGGCGTGGCGGCGGCGATGGGTATCGCCATTGGCATTCGCAACTCGCAGGCCACGACGCTTGAACAATTGGAGCGGGAGTTGAATGAGATTTGTCAGGTGATGGCAGCTACACGCCCGACGGCTGTGAATCTTTTCTGGGCGATCGAACGAATGAAGCGTGTGTTCGCCGAGGCGAAACGAGAGCAGGCCTCGATCGAAGCGGTCAAACAGCGAATGATCGAAGAAGCCAAATGGATCAAACAGGAGGATATTGAGCTGAATCGCCGAATCGGCCGACACGGCGCGACGTTGCTGCCCAATCAGGCCAACGTGTTGACTCACTGCAATGCCGGCACGTTGGCCACGGCCGGTTACGGCACGGCGCTCGGCGTGATCCGCGCGGCGGTCGAGCAACACAAAAAGATTCATGTGCTGGCCGACGAAACGCGCCCATTCCTGCAAGGCGCGCGATTAACGGCTTGGGAGCTTCAGAAAGACGGCATTCCGGTCACTTTGATCGCCGATAACATGGCCGGTTACATGATGAAGCGAGGAGAGGTTGATTGCGTCATCGTGGGCGCTGACCGCATCGCTGCCAATGGCGACGTGGCGAACAAAATCGGGACATACTCGGTGGCGGTGCTGGCCAAAGAGCACGGCATTCCGTTTTATGTGGCGGCGCCGATGTCAACGATTGATCTGTCGCTCGCATCTGGCGAGCAAATTCCTATTGAACAGCGCGACATCAGTGAAATCATCCAGATCAACGGTCAGCGCATCGCGCCGGAAGGGGTCGAGGCCGTTAATCCGGCGTTCGATGTCACGCCCAACCGATACGTCACAGCCATCATTACCGAGCGCGGCATTGCCCGGCCTCCCTACACCGAGAGCTTGAAGCGGCTGGCCTCGGCCCCTGTCTCTGAGTGAGGCGCAATGTTGATTCTCGGCATCGAGACATCATGTGATGAAACGGCGGCGGCCATCGTCGAAGACGGCTGCATCATTCGCTCCAATATCGTCTCGTCTCAAGTGAGCACACATCAGCCATACGGCGGCATTGTGCCGGAACTGGCCTCGCGCGAGCACATCAGGAACATCGTGCCCGTCGTTGAGCAGGCGCTCCAGACGGCCGGTGTGACGTTTCAACAGATTGATGGGATTGGGGTGACCTACGGTCCTGGCCTGGTCGGCTCGTTGTTAGTGGGACTCAGCTACGCCAAGTCACTGGCGTTCGCGTTGAACAAGCCGTTTGTCGGGGTGAATCATCTGGAGGGGCATATCTATTCGGTGGTCTTTGAAAATGGTCCGATCGAGTATCCGGCGCTGGCCTTGCTCGTCTCCGGCGGGCACACGGAATTGTACGCGATTCCTGAAGCGGAGCATTATCAGCGACTCGGACACACGCGCGACGATGCCGCCGGCGAAGCCTTTGACAAGGTGGCCAAACTGTTGGGGCTGGGCTATCCCGGCGGGCCGATCATTGATCGGCTGTCACAACATGGCAACGCACAGGCTGTTGCATTCACGATGCCGCGCATGAGCGATGGAACACTCGATTTCAGCTTCAGTGGCTTGAAAACGGCTGTGCGACGGTACGTCCAAGAGCGTGGTTGGTCGCCACCGCCTGACGCTGAACACCCACCACAAGAGATCATTGATCTGGCCGCCAGCTTCCAGCGGATCGTGGTAAAGACGCTGCTGCATCGCGTCAGCAACGCGATCGAACAGGTGCATCCACGCACGATCATTCTGGCCGGCGGCGTCGCCTGCAACACCGAGTTGCGCCGCGAAGGAAAGCGCCTGGCCGAGCAAGCCGGCATTCCTCTCTACGTGCCCAGCCCGATGTTAACGACTGACAACGCAGCGATGATCGCTGCCGCAGCCTATCCCAAGCTCGCCCGCGGGGAACGCGCAGACTACGCGCTCACGGCCGTAGCCAGCCTGAAACTGCACCGGCCGCATCAAGCACATAACGGCCCGCGCCACGCCGGGCG is part of the Blastocatellia bacterium genome and encodes:
- a CDS encoding cyclopropane-fatty-acyl-phospholipid synthase family protein, producing MWYEKLLERNLLPDWMIRIGIRQIVASRLRQERQSDARAQQRRLEQFVEELKQSPIALNTRDANAQHYDVPAAFFKLVLGRRLKYSCCYWPVGVATLDEAEEAMLALTCQRARVADGQQVLDLGCGWGSLSLYLAELYPNSRIIGVSNSRAQKAFIDAEAARRGLTNLQIITSDMNSFSTSLQFDRIISIEMFEHMRNYQTLLARIASWMKPDGLLFVHIFCHQKYAYPYEDRGPNDWMARHFFTGGIMPSHDLLLHFQNDVRALDRWRISGVHYQRTCQAWLNKMDQHRSKILAIFADVYGRSQAVKRWVYWRVFFMACAELFGYRQGQEWGVSHYLFEKRDC
- a CDS encoding MFS transporter, whose protein sequence is MDKRNLIYLFAATLFSYTTLSMLIPTFPAYVLSLGGNAADVGLTWGAFTAGILVSRPLIGRWTDRRGRRWVMLLGTLIFSLAPLLYLVSQSVLLLYLCRFIHGIGSAAFTTASVTLLTDCTTAENRGHTLGLMGTANNIGFALGPWLGSQLVQTSGFTGLFLTTAAFALISWMAALPLREVVMPAQSRAPVSYLRAVRQRSVLLSSSILLIAAIIHTSIMTFLPLFLDERRLLGAGPYFFTLGVCMLLVRALARPILNAQAHRSVVGLSLLGMTIGILIIVHATSSAWLLSAAILYGFSFAVIRPVLTSFLAHHTPASARGTVFSFYEGAYDLGMSLAGIGLGLVANSFDLVVMFYLTMAVGLVGQLLSLGLTNGAEESVEWSVVLQEEQSIHR
- the tsaD gene encoding tRNA (adenosine(37)-N6)-threonylcarbamoyltransferase complex transferase subunit TsaD, which translates into the protein MLILGIETSCDETAAAIVEDGCIIRSNIVSSQVSTHQPYGGIVPELASREHIRNIVPVVEQALQTAGVTFQQIDGIGVTYGPGLVGSLLVGLSYAKSLAFALNKPFVGVNHLEGHIYSVVFENGPIEYPALALLVSGGHTELYAIPEAEHYQRLGHTRDDAAGEAFDKVAKLLGLGYPGGPIIDRLSQHGNAQAVAFTMPRMSDGTLDFSFSGLKTAVRRYVQERGWSPPPDAEHPPQEIIDLAASFQRIVVKTLLHRVSNAIEQVHPRTIILAGGVACNTELRREGKRLAEQAGIPLYVPSPMLTTDNAAMIAAAAYPKLARGERADYALTAVASLKLHRPHQAHNGPRHAGRFKS
- the mtnA gene encoding S-methyl-5-thioribose-1-phosphate isomerase, whose protein sequence is MIETIEWTDEGVRMIDQRKLPNEELYPVYRTHQEVAQAIKDMVIRGAPAIGVAAAMGIAIGIRNSQATTLEQLERELNEICQVMAATRPTAVNLFWAIERMKRVFAEAKREQASIEAVKQRMIEEAKWIKQEDIELNRRIGRHGATLLPNQANVLTHCNAGTLATAGYGTALGVIRAAVEQHKKIHVLADETRPFLQGARLTAWELQKDGIPVTLIADNMAGYMMKRGEVDCVIVGADRIAANGDVANKIGTYSVAVLAKEHGIPFYVAAPMSTIDLSLASGEQIPIEQRDISEIIQINGQRIAPEGVEAVNPAFDVTPNRYVTAIITERGIARPPYTESLKRLASAPVSE